In the Planctomycetaceae bacterium genome, one interval contains:
- a CDS encoding transposase, giving the protein MNRKSPQPTTQQLRDFYRIAAPQLRYPILWFDPPDLHAIAEAFSTVIQGEKLTCYACAALRNHAHLLVRKHRLKYEEIAHRLKTASADVLRRRKDAALTHPIWSAESCSVYKDSVESMRTCIRYIDSNPPKHHLPAQQWEFVTPYDDWPFHRSR; this is encoded by the coding sequence ATGAACCGGAAATCCCCGCAGCCGACGACCCAGCAACTCCGCGATTTCTACAGGATCGCGGCGCCACAGTTACGATACCCGATCCTCTGGTTCGACCCGCCAGACCTGCATGCGATCGCGGAAGCATTTTCCACAGTCATTCAGGGCGAGAAATTAACCTGTTACGCCTGCGCCGCTCTGCGAAACCACGCGCATCTGCTGGTCCGCAAGCATCGCCTGAAATACGAGGAGATCGCCCACCGCCTCAAAACCGCCAGCGCCGACGTGCTTCGCAGGCGAAAAGACGCCGCCCTCACGCACCCGATCTGGAGTGCCGAGTCCTGCTCGGTCTACAAGGACAGCGTCGAGTCGATGCGAACCTGTATCCGCTACATCGACTCAAACCCGCCCAAGCACCACCTCCCGGCGCAACAATGGGAATTTGTGACGCCCTATGACGATTGGCCTTTTCATAGAAGCAGATAA
- a CDS encoding alpha-L-fucosidase: MRNIRADRITIRPDETSHLYIRNKTALTGEAEMYYFDLYAMWKGQASVDLAADVQAAGEYQVALCCSVPGKPAAVRVSAGKSEVAAAIGKTWGVWTGEDKRDYNFERVTLPGTLRLREGPVTISVHATTGKKPKSLNVSSIELTPVRAQKALAAREAAALAERPSPAWFSQLGYGLMFHWQPGRSDLKGRTKLYQQMVNDFDVKRWADMIEDTGARYVFITANHGEPHFPAPLEFWEKIHPGSTTRRDLLAEMSYELERRSMRMCAYLNCPTFASLSTCRSMKKYVDLCCRMFEEVGSHYGPHLAAYWLDSFYQPYIKWGHLDIHTILKAARTGFDGRMIAFNHWAFPVPTQAQDFWAGEVFQTLAAAPDRKHYHDVSDSALFSAGAGNGLLYHALYSPDCNWGCGKIENGKIVDNPIWEAEMFGGHIKHCVQRGGAVTLNLGCLMDGSIAPATARWMRKIRKIVRG, translated from the coding sequence ATGCGAAACATTCGAGCCGACCGAATCACGATACGCCCCGACGAAACCTCGCACCTGTACATCCGCAACAAGACCGCCCTCACCGGCGAAGCCGAGATGTACTACTTCGACCTGTATGCCATGTGGAAGGGGCAGGCGTCGGTAGATCTGGCGGCCGACGTTCAGGCGGCAGGCGAGTACCAGGTGGCGCTGTGCTGCTCGGTGCCGGGCAAACCGGCGGCGGTGCGAGTGTCGGCAGGCAAAAGCGAGGTCGCCGCGGCCATCGGCAAGACCTGGGGGGTCTGGACGGGCGAGGATAAGCGCGACTACAACTTCGAGCGCGTGACGCTCCCGGGTACGCTGCGGCTGCGCGAAGGGCCCGTCACGATCAGCGTCCATGCAACGACGGGCAAAAAACCCAAGTCGCTCAACGTCTCCTCGATCGAGCTGACGCCGGTGCGGGCGCAAAAGGCCCTGGCCGCACGCGAGGCCGCCGCCCTGGCCGAGCGGCCCAGCCCGGCGTGGTTCTCGCAGCTTGGGTACGGGCTGATGTTCCACTGGCAGCCCGGCCGCAGCGACCTGAAGGGACGCACCAAACTGTATCAGCAGATGGTGAACGATTTCGACGTCAAACGCTGGGCCGACATGATCGAGGACACCGGCGCTCGGTATGTCTTCATCACCGCCAACCATGGCGAACCGCACTTCCCGGCCCCGCTGGAGTTCTGGGAGAAGATCCACCCCGGGTCGACGACGCGGCGCGACCTGCTGGCCGAGATGAGCTACGAGCTCGAGCGGCGAAGCATGCGGATGTGCGCCTACCTCAACTGCCCCACCTTCGCCTCGCTGTCAACGTGCCGGAGCATGAAAAAATACGTCGACCTGTGCTGCCGGATGTTTGAGGAAGTCGGATCGCACTACGGCCCGCACCTCGCGGCGTACTGGCTCGACTCGTTCTATCAGCCCTACATCAAGTGGGGGCACCTGGACATCCACACGATCCTCAAGGCCGCGCGGACCGGATTCGACGGCCGCATGATCGCGTTCAATCACTGGGCGTTCCCGGTGCCGACGCAGGCGCAGGATTTCTGGGCCGGCGAGGTGTTCCAGACCCTCGCCGCCGCGCCCGACCGCAAGCATTACCACGACGTGAGCGACAGCGCTCTCTTCTCCGCCGGTGCTGGAAATGGGTTGCTCTACCACGCCCTTTACAGCCCCGACTGCAACTGGGGCTGTGGAAAGATCGAAAACGGCAAGATCGTGGATAACCCGATTTGGGAAGCGGAGATGTTCGGCGGGCATATCAAACACTGCGTCCAGCGCGGCGGCGCGGTGACGCTGAACCTGGGCTGCCTGATGGACGGCAGCATCGCCCCGGCGACAGCCCGCTGGATGCGCAAGATTCGCAAGATCGTTCGCGGGTAA